One part of the Acidobacteriota bacterium genome encodes these proteins:
- the ybeY gene encoding rRNA maturation RNase YbeY, translating into MRVEIVSEEDQREPAAAIAAGVRGAARVLGLPRATVTVKLTDPEEMRRLNRTWRGRDLPTDVLSFPAHGPAGYLGDLAICPAEAARRAGRGRRPATRDLEALAIHGLLHLLGFDHERDDGEMERAEREIGRRLRARRRRR; encoded by the coding sequence ATGAGGGTCGAGATCGTCTCGGAGGAAGACCAGCGGGAGCCGGCCGCAGCGATCGCCGCAGGGGTGCGCGGCGCGGCTCGAGTCCTGGGCCTTCCCCGCGCGACGGTCACGGTCAAGCTGACCGATCCCGAAGAGATGCGGCGGCTCAATCGGACCTGGCGGGGACGGGACCTCCCGACCGACGTGCTCTCCTTCCCGGCGCACGGGCCGGCCGGCTACCTCGGCGATCTGGCCATCTGCCCCGCCGAGGCGGCGCGCCGGGCGGGCCGCGGGCGCCGCCCCGCGACCCGCGATCTCGAGGCGCTCGCGATCCACGGCCTTTTGCACCTGCTGGGATTCGATCACGAGCGGGACGACGGCGAGATGGAACGGGCGGAACGCGAAATCGGGCGCCGGCTCCGCGCTCGCCGGAGGCGGCGATGA
- a CDS encoding PhoH family protein has protein sequence MSDAKADARGPRVSFPREAFRAVVGDYDGNLRLIEKTFGVRLLAREGEVRILGEPAPSSACAAFLNQLAEMAARGTTLRAPDVAQACRLYRREPEVRLAEVLESSVIAGAGRRTVRPRTPRQREYLEAIASHDIVFAIGPAGTGKTYLAVAMAIEALARRQTRRIVLCRPAVEAGERLGFLPGDLAQKVDPYLRPLYDALFDIWEGERAAKMIEQGIVEVAPLAFMRGRTLNDSFIILDEAQNTTPEQMKMFLTRIGEGSRAIVTGDITQIDLPPGRQSGLIHARRIVAGIPGIAFVHFDKRDVVRHELVRRIVRAYERHEAAERGREGGERDDPEGAA, from the coding sequence GTGAGCGACGCCAAGGCCGACGCGCGCGGGCCCCGTGTCAGCTTTCCGCGCGAAGCCTTCCGCGCCGTCGTCGGCGACTACGACGGCAACCTCAGGCTGATCGAAAAGACCTTCGGCGTGCGGCTGCTGGCGCGCGAAGGGGAGGTCCGGATCCTCGGGGAGCCGGCCCCATCCTCGGCCTGCGCGGCCTTCCTCAACCAGCTCGCCGAGATGGCCGCTCGCGGAACGACGCTCCGCGCTCCCGACGTCGCCCAGGCCTGCCGTCTGTACCGCCGGGAGCCCGAAGTCCGCCTGGCCGAGGTCCTCGAGTCGAGCGTCATCGCCGGAGCGGGGCGGCGGACGGTGCGCCCGCGCACGCCCCGGCAGCGCGAGTACCTCGAGGCGATCGCGTCCCACGACATCGTCTTCGCCATCGGGCCCGCCGGAACGGGCAAGACCTACCTGGCGGTGGCGATGGCGATCGAGGCGCTCGCGCGCCGGCAGACGCGCCGGATCGTCCTTTGCCGGCCGGCGGTGGAGGCGGGCGAACGGCTCGGGTTCCTGCCGGGAGACCTGGCGCAGAAGGTCGATCCGTACCTCCGGCCGCTCTACGACGCCCTGTTCGACATCTGGGAGGGGGAGCGGGCCGCCAAGATGATCGAGCAAGGGATCGTCGAGGTGGCGCCCTTGGCGTTCATGCGCGGCCGCACGCTGAACGACAGCTTCATCATTCTCGACGAGGCGCAGAACACGACGCCGGAGCAGATGAAGATGTTCCTGACGCGGATCGGGGAAGGCTCCCGTGCCATCGTCACGGGGGACATCACCCAGATCGACCTTCCCCCGGGCCGGCAGTCGGGGCTGATCCACGCCCGCCGGATCGTCGCGGGCATTCCGGGGATCGCGTTCGTCCACTTCGACAAGCGGGACGTGGTCCGCCACGAGCTGGTGCGCCGGATCGTCCGCGCCTACGAGCGTCACGAGGCCGCGGAGCGAGGCCGAGAGGGCGGGGAGCGGGACGATCCGGAGGGCGCCGCGTGA